The DNA region GGTTCCTGCTGACCAACAGCGCATACACAGAATAGAGAAAATTATCCAAAAAAGAGGgcgggagagacacagagagtttCTAGTCAAATGGACTGACTGGCCAGAGAAGTTCAACAGTTGGGTTAAGGCTactgaagtacaacatctttgaTATGATGTTTTGATATGATATGATCTTTGATACTACGCTGTGTGCCTGTGAGGGGGCAAGACAATGATTTCATAACTATGACCTATGACCGTCCACATTATGTGCCAGTCAGCAAACATCACATCAATACCGTTACTATAGAAATCAAAACCGACCACGACAAAAATGTGCATTTTTCTCACGGGAAGGTGATTGTCAGGCTTCATTTTAGGCCTCGGAAAAGTGAAGGATGGTTGTAAACAAGGAGCATGGGAGACCTTAAGACTACGTGGCTTACTACAGGGCACAAGCCAGGGGAGGCCTTCCAGGCTTCTGAGGAGCCCCCATTATGTACGGGACCAGTTTAGATGGGTTGTTCCGTGGACTTTTTCGAAAAGCAATGCCTTTTTTGAGGTGAGGATTAGAAATCATAAAGCCGCATGTGAAATCTGCTGCCAAAAACATCAACAGAGATGTTGCAGGGCATCTTGTATCTCGTGTTGTTGAGAGCGGGCACGATGGATCAGGGCTGGTCATAGTCAGGAATAATTACTCATTGGGCCCGCCTATACCGTTTAAAAAGAGAAGACTTGTGAAAAAGCCCCCTCATACCAAGAGGAGACGTGCGCAGAAGAGGAAACCCTGTGACAAGGAAGacatattctaatacattatgtcatttattcattctgcttCAGAGGAATGTGTTAAATCTGAACTGGATCTTTTTCAACTGGCTCCTACACAGACCAGTATTGAAAACAGTACCTATGTCGAGATCCCTCCTTTATCAGCGCTAACGCCCAATGCCCCCTTGGAATTTTTCATCACGGGGCATGGTGAGCATAAACACGAATTTAAACAACACCCTTCTGTATGTGAGTTACAAGATTGTAAAAGCTGACGGGTCAGATATTGATGATGGAGCAAGGGTGGTCCTGACCAACTCCATAGCATCACTGTTTAACCAGCTGGATGTTACCTTGGGAGATCGGCTCATTACACAGAGCCACCATTGCTATTCTTATCGGGCTGTAATTGAACTGATTCTCAACTTTGCACTGGGTACccaatttacttctggttttttttacaaagatgACTTGGACCTCATGGAGAGTACTCTACTGACAGCGGCTGGGAACTCTGGTTTCAAAGCGAGAGCAAGACACACGGCCGGTAGTTGTAAATGGGAACTGCTTGGGCCTCTGCATAGCAATCTGTTTTTTCAAGACAGACTGCTAATTAATGGCATAGATGTGAAAGTCAAACTCACAAGAAGCAGAAATGAATTTTGCGTGGTGAAGGATGGCAATGAGAATTACAAAGTGCAACTCCTGGCGGCTTCTCTCTTTGTAAAATGTGTAAAAGTAGCCCCGGGAGTGCGCCTTGGCCATGCAGAAGCTTTGCTCACTTCCAATGCCAAATACCCCATTGATCAAGTGGGGATGAAGGTTTACAGCATCCCCACAGGTAGTCTTGTGTGTAATCAGGAAAATCTATTTCTGGGGCAGCTGCCTAAACAATTAGTGATTGGGTTTGTGGACAATGCATCTTTTAGTGGTGATTATGAAAGAAACCCATTCAATTTTCAACACTGCAATGTCAATTTTTGCACCCTGCATTGTGATGGCGAACAAATCCCCGCAAAGCCTCTTCAGCGTGATTATGAGCATGGTCTTTTTGTGAGAGAGTACATGCAGATGGTGCAAGCAACAGGCAAAGGCATGAAAGACAGGCCGATGTTAATCAGCCGGGAAGAGTTTAACCGAGGATATACTTTGTATTGTTTTGACTTGAGTCCTGATCAGGGGTGCTCTGAGCACTATTCATTGATCAGGAACAGTAACCTCAGAGCCGAAATTAGATttacacagcccccccccccaacagagtCAACATGATTCTCTATGCAATCTTTGAAAACCTTATTGAAATAAGTCACACAAGGAATGTGCTTTTTGATTATATGTGAGTATGGACACACAGCAGCTCCTCCACTTGTTCTCTGGATTCTTAGGGAAGCTTTGTAGTGGAAGTATGCAGCGGACTaccccaagcagtggtgggtttcaaaaattgttcgaacctactctgtgggtgtggcctcctttgtgggagtggcttgccgcacatgtgaccggatgggagtggcttgccacccatgtgaccggatatgaagatgccgacgacacttgtcagaaccaccttaaattaccctcacacgcagcactggcatgcataagaatatgatgtaaacttgttttttaaaaggcatctttggtttgcgttaaaacaacttcaacacacacaatgttctgattgcaccataaacgcactagtcatccttacctttcacagaggcactgagttttataaatatgaacatgatagtgtagaataatcatatccaaggaccaatggtgggtttcaaaaaaatttggaacctcttctgtaggtgtggcctgctttccgggtcaactggtggaacctcttctaactggtttggtagatttgacgaaccggttctaccgaataggtgcaaactggtaggaacccacctctggtccctgGGCCCGATCCGTCTTCTCCACTCCATTTCCCATGGGTTATTGTACTTACTTTTCGAAGAGCTGCAGAAGAGGCTGAGTCACATGGCAGAGAAGCCGAAGTCTTTTATACAGAAGCAGTGGAGCGGTAAGTATTAAAGACTTGAAAGAGGGACGCGACAGCCAGGGTCTCCGAACAAGAACTTCTTTATTTACAGAATATAACAAAGGTGACAGCGATTCCAAAAAGGCGCtgtccgcgccaaggtatttatagtcCAAAGTAACAAAGTAACGTAACCAATAGGAAGCCGGGACTTGGCAGTAACTCTCTGACAAGTCCCTCAGCCAATCAACAGGTCTTGTCGGCTAGCAACAGCTCCTGCTGagtcctggccaatcaggaagcagcaggctgttgctAGCCTTGAGCAAGGTTCTGAACTAACATATGCAACAGGACTCATGAATATGCAACAGTAAGAACGTGAGATGTAAGGAAAACAGCTTTCCCCATCTGAATAAAAGTCTTTGGCTTCTCTGCCATGAGGGCCTGCAGGCTTAGTTTTTACTCAGTCTGGTCAGGCTTAGTTTGGGCCCAGTCTGCTTGCTGCTGACTGGTTAGTTCGAATGAGCAACTTCAGGGAATTGTGGCGTGGCAGCCAATCAGCAAGGGCCTTGCATTTCAGCCCTAGGACACAAAGGAAGCTATCTCTCCTTTCActggctgctgctgttgctgcctcaatccctgaagctgctgcttgccaGGCCTaggcctgctggccagctgaagtCTTTTATTCAGAAGCTGGTGAAAATGTTTTCCTTAGACTTCATGTTCTTACTGCTTCACCATCATCTGAATAAAACACTCTGTCTTCTCTGCCAGTGGGTCAGCCTCTCTGCATCTCTGAAGATCTTCAAAAAAGTAAGAtcttaaaaaagtaaataataaaataaattgcatgATTAACATTTCCATTATTTTCAGCGGGATCTAAAGGTAATTAAGCATGAATGTAATCTATTAagattatgtttaaaaatata from Thamnophis elegans isolate rThaEle1 chromosome 3, rThaEle1.pri, whole genome shotgun sequence includes:
- the LOC116505736 gene encoding uncharacterized protein F54H12.2-like — protein: MPPWNFSSRGMVSINTNLNNTLLYVSYKIVKADGSDIDDGARVVLTNSIASLFNQLDVTLGDRLITQSHHCYSYRAVIELILNFALGTQFTSGFFYKDDLDLMESTLLTAAGNSGFKARARHTAGSCKWELLGPLHSNLFFQDRLLINGIDVKVKLTRSRNEFCVVKDGNENYKVQLLAASLFVKCVKVAPGVRLGHAEALLTSNAKYPIDQVGMKVYSIPTGSLVCNQENLFLGQLPKQLVIGFVDNASFSGDYERNPFNFQHCNVNFCTLHCDGEQIPAKPLQRDYEHGLFVREYMQMVQATGKGMKDRPMLISREEFNRGYTLYCFDLSPDQGCSEHYSLIRNSNLRAEIRFTQPPPPTEST